The Micromonospora sp. WMMD961 genome has a segment encoding these proteins:
- a CDS encoding NUDIX domain-containing protein, whose translation MRPARHFTAAAIVVDDDRRVLLVHHNKIGMWIYPGGHLAEQEDPAEAAVREVREETGIDVRVVDRKPFAHPAARTIPSPFAILEIDMKTAALEVHHHVEMIYVCRPGAGSLRPQLNEVSACRWFSAAEVEHLDTPPELPALIAAAIDWLGARHQE comes from the coding sequence ATGAGACCCGCCCGCCACTTCACAGCTGCCGCGATCGTGGTCGACGACGACCGTCGAGTGTTGCTGGTCCACCACAACAAGATCGGAATGTGGATCTATCCGGGGGGTCACCTGGCCGAGCAGGAGGATCCGGCGGAGGCGGCGGTACGCGAGGTCCGCGAGGAGACCGGCATCGACGTCCGCGTCGTCGACCGGAAGCCGTTCGCCCATCCGGCGGCCCGGACCATTCCTTCCCCGTTCGCCATTCTCGAGATAGACATGAAGACCGCCGCCCTCGAGGTTCACCACCATGTCGAAATGATCTACGTCTGTCGGCCGGGTGCGGGCTCCCTGCGCCCTCAGCTGAACGAGGTCAGCGCCTGCCGCTGGTTCTCGGCGGCGGAGGTCGAACACCTGGACACCCCACCGGAACTGCCCGCGCTGATAGCCGCCGCGATCGACTGGCTGGGCGCGCGCCACCAGGAATAG
- a CDS encoding radical SAM protein, producing MTDRESGSHSLENLTISLTLACNQACQHCWVDAGTAQPGELDDDEIRSVLTQARRLGARHVKFTGGEPLLRPGFVDVLRAAYDQGFRISLETNGTILSDATLAQLTRVGDRLHLYVSLDGASPATHESFRGQRGAFTRTVDNIRRLRDNDLYFSIHTVVRRGNLHEIRDILDLAGDLGASQLKLILSVHELGRGHGLASDVIDADELFGLLADLPPQRLWDYAWDPHRSRTPVLMTTLPPAFQPGGATTTCGWSKSFLAVLANGDVAICQGMYEFDQAKAGNVRERSLADIWHDSPLFTSTRAWQVDDLHGVCGNCAVAESCRGLCRASAIARYRDLRAPYPLCQVLYDGGHFPAAMLRDAARPTPYAETPPATAGPPGRRLLPLTALSSTGPGGA from the coding sequence ATGACAGACCGCGAGTCCGGCTCTCACTCTCTCGAAAACCTCACCATCTCTCTGACGTTGGCGTGCAACCAGGCATGTCAACACTGCTGGGTCGACGCCGGAACGGCACAGCCTGGCGAACTCGACGATGACGAGATCCGCTCCGTTCTCACGCAGGCCCGCCGTCTGGGTGCTCGGCACGTCAAGTTCACCGGCGGTGAACCCCTGCTGCGTCCGGGCTTCGTCGACGTGCTGCGCGCCGCGTACGACCAGGGGTTCCGGATCTCGTTGGAGACGAACGGCACCATCCTGAGCGACGCGACGCTCGCGCAGCTCACCCGGGTCGGCGATCGTCTGCACCTCTACGTCAGCCTGGATGGTGCTTCACCGGCCACACACGAATCCTTCCGCGGGCAGCGCGGCGCGTTCACTCGTACTGTCGACAACATTCGCCGCCTGCGTGACAACGACCTCTACTTCTCCATCCACACCGTCGTCCGGCGGGGCAACCTGCACGAGATCCGCGACATTCTCGACCTGGCCGGCGACCTGGGCGCGTCCCAACTGAAGCTGATCCTCAGCGTGCACGAGCTGGGGCGCGGCCACGGCCTCGCCAGCGACGTCATCGACGCCGACGAGTTGTTCGGGCTCCTGGCCGACCTACCACCGCAGCGCCTCTGGGACTACGCCTGGGATCCGCACCGATCGCGGACCCCGGTGCTGATGACCACCCTTCCGCCCGCCTTCCAACCGGGCGGCGCGACGACCACCTGTGGTTGGAGCAAGTCCTTCCTCGCCGTACTCGCCAATGGCGACGTGGCCATCTGTCAGGGCATGTACGAGTTCGACCAGGCCAAGGCCGGCAACGTCCGGGAACGCTCGCTGGCCGACATCTGGCACGACAGCCCGCTGTTCACCAGCACCCGGGCCTGGCAGGTCGACGACCTGCACGGAGTCTGCGGCAACTGCGCCGTCGCCGAGTCGTGTCGCGGGTTGTGCCGGGCCAGCGCCATCGCCCGCTACCGCGACCTGCGCGCGCCGTACCCCCTCTGCCAGGTGCTCTACGACGGCGGCCACTTCCCCGCGGCCATGTTGCGCGACGCCGCTCGCCCTACCCCGTACGCCGAGACGCCGCCGGCGACCGCGGGCCCGCCCGGTCGGCGTCTGCT